In a genomic window of Glaciimonas sp. PCH181:
- a CDS encoding sigma-70 family RNA polymerase sigma factor, whose translation MTDSTKEMRFQTIVLPHLNSAFNLASWLTRNRPDAEDVVQEAYLRAFTFFDSFHGEDGRAWLLTIVRNTFYTWYQQNQMRNTLFDEQCHSADGENIAENHATDNDPANVLLQKDSQQQLLKALLALPLAFREVMVLRELEELSYKQIAVIVGIPLGTVMSRLGRGRQLLESKLREDTAHAPAITPMRQEI comes from the coding sequence ATGACTGACTCGACCAAAGAAATGCGCTTTCAGACCATCGTGCTGCCGCATCTGAACTCGGCATTTAATCTGGCCAGCTGGCTAACGCGCAACCGTCCGGACGCAGAGGATGTTGTGCAAGAGGCCTATTTACGGGCGTTTACTTTTTTCGATAGCTTTCATGGTGAAGATGGACGTGCCTGGTTGCTGACTATCGTGCGCAATACCTTTTATACGTGGTATCAGCAGAATCAGATGCGGAATACTTTATTTGACGAACAATGTCACAGCGCTGATGGCGAGAATATTGCTGAAAACCACGCTACCGATAACGATCCGGCAAATGTCCTCCTGCAAAAAGATAGCCAGCAGCAATTGTTGAAGGCGCTGCTAGCGTTGCCACTAGCGTTTCGCGAGGTGATGGTGCTGCGTGAACTCGAAGAATTGTCGTATAAACAGATCGCCGTCATTGTCGGGATTCCGCTAGGTACAGTCATGTCGCGTTTAGGACGCGGCCGTCAGTTGCTGGAAAGCAAGTTGCGGGAAGATACAGCGCACGCGCCAGCGATAACACCCATGCGGCAGGAGATATGA